In Bradyrhizobium lablabi, one DNA window encodes the following:
- a CDS encoding adenylate/guanylate cyclase domain-containing protein, with amino-acid sequence MMPQNSSESAGRVRWISSVCQRLVAQAGRIGAAPTDTTERALQKRLIVSLSVGLLPLTFLWSVIYFAAGAPLSAAIPGLYTIIAPINTAVFAWTRNLVVYRFIQLLIFLILPWLLMMSLGGFKNSSVVIIWAALCPLAALLLEDLRQTVFWVLGFVSLLIVSAILQPYLVPVGLSETFVTWFFVLNVGAVIAIAFTLLYYFVVQRNFFQERSEMLLLNILPKEISEALKAKQQPIAAQYQDASILFADVVEFTPMAATMTPMRLVDLLNEVFQCFDDLVEKYDLEKIKTIGDCYMVAAGVPRSCPDHARVIVNLALDMRAAVTERKFGDRELAFRIGINSGPVVAGVIGRKKFIYDLWGDAVNIASRMESQGQSQSIQITRNTFRLIKDEFVCEAKGTIKVKGGDQLEVWHVLGRKAT; translated from the coding sequence ATGATGCCGCAGAATTCATCTGAGAGTGCCGGGCGGGTGCGGTGGATTTCTTCGGTTTGCCAACGCCTTGTTGCGCAAGCAGGCCGCATTGGCGCCGCTCCAACCGATACCACCGAACGAGCGCTCCAAAAACGCCTTATCGTTTCGCTTTCGGTCGGACTCTTGCCTTTGACATTTCTGTGGAGCGTAATCTACTTCGCCGCTGGCGCACCGCTCTCTGCCGCCATCCCGGGCTTGTATACGATCATCGCCCCGATCAATACAGCAGTCTTTGCGTGGACTCGAAATCTCGTTGTCTACCGCTTCATCCAGCTTCTAATATTTCTGATCCTTCCATGGCTACTGATGATGAGCCTCGGCGGATTCAAGAACTCGAGCGTGGTGATCATATGGGCTGCATTGTGCCCGCTCGCAGCACTTCTGCTCGAGGACTTGCGCCAAACAGTGTTTTGGGTCCTTGGGTTCGTCTCCCTTCTGATCGTGAGCGCGATCCTGCAGCCCTATCTGGTTCCCGTCGGCTTGTCCGAAACGTTCGTGACCTGGTTTTTCGTGCTCAATGTCGGCGCGGTGATCGCAATAGCCTTCACGCTCCTCTACTACTTCGTCGTTCAGCGGAACTTCTTTCAGGAACGTTCCGAGATGCTGCTGCTCAATATCCTGCCAAAGGAAATCTCGGAGGCGCTCAAAGCCAAACAGCAACCGATCGCGGCTCAATATCAGGATGCAAGCATCCTGTTTGCCGATGTCGTGGAATTCACGCCCATGGCGGCGACTATGACGCCAATGCGCTTGGTCGATCTTCTCAACGAAGTCTTTCAATGTTTCGACGATCTGGTTGAGAAATACGATCTTGAGAAGATCAAGACGATCGGCGACTGCTACATGGTTGCTGCCGGGGTACCGCGATCATGCCCCGATCACGCCAGGGTGATCGTGAATTTAGCCCTCGATATGCGGGCGGCGGTAACCGAACGCAAGTTCGGCGATCGGGAGCTCGCGTTTCGCATCGGTATCAATTCCGGTCCGGTGGTGGCCGGCGTCATCGGCCGCAAGAAATTTATCTATGACCTCTGGGGTGATGCTGTGAACATCGCAAGTCGTATGGAATCGCAGGGACAAAGTCAGTCCATCCAAATCACTCGCAATACCTTTCGATTGATCAAGGATGAATTCGTCTGCGAGGCCAAGGGTACAATCAAAGTGAAGGGGGGCGATCAACTGGAGGTCTGGCACGTGCTAGGAAGGAAGGCCACCTAA
- a CDS encoding succinate dehydrogenase assembly factor 2 encodes MTGSTRSSGGLDDRRKRLLFRCWHRGTREMDLILGRFADAEIASLRDDELAQLERLIEVPDPDLYAALTDGKALAGEYASALFDRIKSFRVDHEA; translated from the coding sequence ATGACGGGATCGACACGATCGAGCGGCGGCCTTGATGACCGCCGCAAGCGGCTATTGTTTCGCTGCTGGCATCGCGGCACCCGCGAAATGGACCTGATTCTCGGCCGTTTTGCCGACGCCGAGATCGCAAGCCTCAGGGATGACGAACTGGCGCAGCTCGAGCGCCTGATCGAGGTGCCCGACCCCGATCTTTATGCCGCGTTGACCGATGGCAAGGCGCTCGCAGGCGAATATGCCAGCGCTCTTTTTGACCGCATCAAGTCGTTTCGCGTGGACCACGAGGCATGA
- the mfd gene encoding transcription-repair coupling factor, translating into MKAPTRSPAELLAPGGALTFANVAEGAEGLVVSDLARAIAARPKRPAVSLAVVCRDGARMQQLARALEFFAPDLPVLQFPAWDCQPYDRVSPHGGILAQRLTTLARLARLQGSDKPLIVLTTVNAIVQRVPAREMIAAQALSVAPGHVVPMDSIVAWLEHNGYNRSSTVREPGEYAVRGGILDLFPAGLDQPVRFDFFGDSLESIRSFDAETQRTLLDMRSLDLVPISEFQLVTETIRRFRMGYVAAFGAPERDDPLYEAVSEGRRHPGMEHWLPLFQDRMDTLFDYLGDAPLAIEPQGEDAARERFKQIIDYYDARREALEHPGGGAVYKPLPPDRLYLTEDEWSKRLDEAALARLTPFAVPEGSANTVDARARQGRNFAPERADTAVNVFESVVAHVGALHAQRKKVVIALWSEGSRDRMSSMLRDHKLTHLTSVNTWRTVLATPRNEAMLAVLGMESGFETDDVAVISEQDILGDRLVRPRKASRKLDNFISEVTSLTAGDLVVHVEHGIGRFVGLQTLEVSGAPHDCLELHYAADTKLFLPVENIELLSRYGSDHANVELDRLGGSGWQTRKAKLKNRIREIAGELIKIAAERHLHEAPKMPVQPHVYDEFCARFPYEETEDQLGAIQSTLKDLESGRPMDRLICGDVGFGKTEVALRAAFAVALDGKQVAVVVPTTLLARQHNKTFAERFRGFPVNVAQASRLVAPKELSQVKKNLADGNVDIVVGTHALLGKSIKFRDLGLLIVDEEQHFGVSHKERLKQLRAQVHVLTLSATPIPRTLQLALTGVRDLSIIASPPVDRLAVRTFVAPHDPLMIREALLRERYRGGQAFYVVPRIEDLAGVKDFLDKNVPEMKVAVAHGQMAPTVIEDIMSAFYDGKYDILLSTTIIESGLDIPTANTLIVHRADMFGLAQLYQLRGRVGRSKLRAYALFTLPAQQKITAQAERRLKVLQSLETLGAGFQLASHDLDIRGAGNLLGEEQSGHIKEVGFELYQSMLEEAILNLKAGVAEPAADRWSPQITVGMPVLIPEEYVADLAVRLSLYRRLADLDTDEEIDNFAAELRDRFGVLPDEVRYLFKVAAIKGYCRRANVEKVDAGPKGAVITFRDNKFAQPDRLVYFIRQHGQAARVRPDMKVVFFQDWETPEERLAGTTEILRQLASLAEDRKAA; encoded by the coding sequence ATGAAAGCGCCCACCCGATCGCCCGCCGAATTGCTCGCGCCCGGCGGCGCGTTGACCTTTGCCAATGTCGCCGAGGGCGCCGAAGGCCTGGTCGTCTCTGATCTGGCCCGCGCGATCGCGGCGCGGCCAAAGAGGCCTGCCGTCAGTCTCGCCGTGGTTTGCCGCGACGGCGCGCGCATGCAACAGCTCGCCCGCGCGCTGGAATTCTTTGCTCCCGACTTGCCGGTGCTGCAGTTCCCGGCCTGGGACTGCCAGCCCTATGACCGGGTGTCGCCGCATGGCGGCATTTTGGCGCAACGGCTGACCACATTGGCGCGATTGGCGCGCCTGCAGGGCAGCGACAAGCCGCTGATCGTGCTGACCACGGTCAATGCCATCGTGCAGCGGGTGCCGGCGCGCGAGATGATCGCCGCGCAGGCGCTGTCGGTCGCGCCCGGCCATGTCGTGCCGATGGACTCGATCGTCGCGTGGCTCGAGCACAACGGCTACAACCGTTCCTCCACGGTGCGCGAGCCCGGCGAATATGCCGTGCGCGGCGGCATTCTTGATTTGTTTCCGGCCGGCCTCGACCAGCCCGTCCGTTTTGACTTTTTTGGCGACAGCCTCGAATCGATCCGCTCCTTCGACGCAGAGACCCAGCGCACGCTTTTGGACATGCGCTCGCTCGACCTGGTTCCGATCTCGGAGTTTCAACTGGTCACCGAGACCATCCGCCGGTTCCGCATGGGCTATGTCGCAGCCTTCGGGGCGCCGGAGCGCGACGATCCCCTGTATGAGGCCGTCAGCGAAGGCCGTCGCCATCCCGGCATGGAGCATTGGCTGCCGCTGTTCCAGGACAGGATGGACACGCTGTTCGACTATCTCGGCGACGCGCCGCTTGCGATCGAGCCGCAAGGCGAGGATGCCGCGCGCGAGCGGTTCAAGCAGATCATTGACTATTACGACGCGCGGCGCGAGGCGCTGGAGCATCCCGGCGGCGGCGCGGTGTACAAACCCTTGCCGCCCGACCGGCTCTATCTGACCGAGGATGAGTGGAGCAAACGGCTGGACGAGGCGGCGCTGGCGCGGCTGACGCCGTTCGCGGTTCCCGAAGGCAGCGCCAACACGGTGGATGCCCGCGCGCGCCAGGGACGCAATTTTGCGCCGGAACGCGCCGATACCGCCGTCAACGTATTCGAATCCGTCGTCGCCCATGTCGGCGCGCTGCATGCGCAACGCAAGAAGGTCGTGATCGCGCTGTGGAGCGAAGGCTCGCGCGACCGCATGAGCAGCATGCTGCGGGATCACAAGCTCACACACCTCACCAGCGTCAACACCTGGCGCACGGTGCTGGCAACCCCGCGCAACGAGGCCATGCTGGCGGTGCTTGGCATGGAATCCGGCTTCGAGACCGACGATGTCGCCGTCATCAGCGAACAGGATATCCTCGGCGACCGCCTGGTGCGCCCGCGCAAAGCGAGCCGCAAGCTCGACAATTTCATCTCCGAGGTCACGAGCCTGACTGCCGGTGATCTCGTGGTGCATGTCGAGCACGGCATCGGCCGCTTTGTCGGGTTGCAGACGCTCGAGGTATCCGGCGCACCGCATGATTGCCTGGAACTGCATTACGCCGCCGACACCAAACTGTTTTTGCCCGTTGAAAATATCGAACTGCTGTCGCGCTACGGCTCCGACCACGCCAACGTCGAGCTGGATAGATTGGGCGGCAGCGGCTGGCAGACGCGGAAAGCAAAACTCAAGAATCGCATCCGCGAGATTGCCGGCGAACTGATCAAGATCGCGGCCGAGCGGCATTTGCACGAAGCGCCGAAAATGCCGGTGCAGCCGCATGTCTATGACGAGTTCTGCGCGCGCTTCCCCTATGAGGAGACCGAGGACCAGCTCGGCGCCATCCAATCGACGTTGAAGGATCTGGAAAGCGGCCGGCCGATGGACCGGCTGATCTGCGGCGACGTCGGCTTTGGCAAGACCGAGGTGGCGCTGCGCGCGGCCTTTGCAGTCGCGCTTGACGGCAAGCAGGTCGCGGTGGTGGTGCCGACCACACTGTTGGCCCGCCAGCATAACAAGACCTTTGCCGAGCGGTTCCGCGGTTTTCCCGTCAATGTCGCCCAAGCCTCGCGGCTGGTCGCGCCGAAGGAATTGTCGCAGGTCAAGAAGAACCTCGCCGACGGAAACGTCGATATCGTGGTCGGCACCCACGCGCTGCTCGGCAAATCCATCAAATTCAGGGACCTCGGCCTTCTGATCGTCGACGAGGAGCAGCATTTTGGCGTCAGCCACAAGGAGCGCCTAAAACAGCTTCGCGCCCAGGTGCATGTGCTGACGCTGAGCGCCACGCCGATCCCGCGCACGCTGCAACTGGCGCTGACGGGGGTGCGCGATCTCTCGATCATTGCTTCGCCGCCGGTCGATCGGCTCGCGGTTCGCACTTTTGTGGCGCCGCACGATCCGCTGATGATCCGCGAGGCGCTGCTCCGCGAGCGCTATCGCGGCGGACAAGCGTTTTACGTGGTGCCGCGGATCGAAGATCTTGCCGGGGTAAAAGATTTTCTCGACAAGAACGTGCCGGAGATGAAGGTCGCGGTCGCCCATGGCCAGATGGCGCCGACGGTCATCGAGGACATCATGTCGGCGTTCTATGACGGCAAATATGACATCCTGCTCTCGACCACCATCATCGAGTCCGGCCTCGATATCCCGACCGCCAACACGCTGATCGTGCACCGTGCCGATATGTTCGGGCTGGCGCAGCTTTATCAGTTGCGTGGCCGCGTCGGGCGCTCAAAGCTGCGGGCCTACGCGCTGTTCACGCTGCCGGCGCAGCAGAAGATCACAGCCCAGGCCGAGCGGCGCCTAAAAGTGCTGCAATCGCTGGAAACGTTAGGTGCCGGATTTCAGCTCGCCTCGCACGATCTCGATATCCGCGGCGCCGGCAATCTGCTCGGCGAGGAGCAATCCGGGCATATCAAGGAAGTCGGCTTCGAGCTTTACCAGTCGATGCTGGAGGAGGCGATCCTCAACCTCAAGGCCGGCGTCGCTGAACCTGCGGCCGATCGCTGGTCGCCGCAGATCACCGTCGGGATGCCCGTCTTGATTCCGGAAGAATATGTCGCCGACCTCGCGGTGCGGCTGTCGCTGTACCGGCGGCTGGCCGATCTCGACACCGACGAAGAGATCGACAATTTCGCCGCTGAACTGCGCGACCGATTTGGCGTATTGCCGGACGAAGTGCGCTATCTCTTCAAGGTCGCCGCCATCAAGGGCTATTGCAGAAGGGCCAATGTCGAGAAGGTCGATGCCGGGCCGAAGGGCGCGGTGATCACCTTCCGCGACAACAAGTTCGCGCAGCCCGATCGTCTGGTCTATTTCATCCGCCAGCACGGCCAGGCGGCGCGGGTGCGGCCGGATATGAAGGTGGTGTTCTTCCAGGATTGGGAAACGCCGGAGGAGCGGCTCGCCGGCACCACCGAAATCCTGCGCCAGCTCGCCAGCCTCGCCGAGGACCGCAAGGCGGCATGA
- a CDS encoding Flp family type IVb pilin, which produces MKRSFLGFLADEKGATAIEYGLIAAGIAIAIITAVNGVGTQLSTNFNNISTSLK; this is translated from the coding sequence TTGAAGCGGAGTTTTCTGGGGTTTTTGGCCGATGAAAAAGGGGCGACCGCCATCGAATACGGCCTGATCGCCGCCGGGATCGCAATCGCGATCATCACAGCCGTCAATGGTGTGGGCACTCAGTTGAGCACGAATTTCAACAACATCAGCACGTCGCTGAAATAA
- a CDS encoding AMP-binding protein — MIQTNASPTLDGLFRRVLARKPDGLALLDPPNKLRVTGQLPKRLTFAEADRAITALSAHFIESGLPNNSVIAVQLPNTIEFMLTVLAAHRAGLVVALLPLLWRQAELTVALNRTGARAIVTTSKIDGVSHADLAMNAAAEAFSIRHVCGFGNDLPEGMASLDLALETRSTTTRAVVQDGRKAAIISFDVTAEGFRPVPRTHLGLIAGGLALSLESDVPQGATVMSAFAPSSFAGLTSSLMVWLLSGGALALHHPFEADVLERQINEHGCETLIAPAQLALRLSEIEMASRLPALRQVIALWRAPEQVASSPLWNAGPAILTDVYLFGEAGMFSARRGDDGAPLPILPGPHGAPRNVPGASIAGEVLLTPKGTLGLRGPMVTPAAYAPALAPQSDQLMAQPPRDYVDTEYAARLDRSTGAINITAPPSGVMAVGGYRFLSHDLQEWAKRLGQGALLTALPDRISGHRLAGRANDNARAREALNELGLNPLMVEAFRDRANST; from the coding sequence GTGATCCAGACCAACGCATCGCCGACGCTCGACGGATTGTTTCGACGGGTCCTGGCACGAAAACCGGATGGCCTGGCGCTGCTTGATCCCCCCAACAAGCTTCGCGTCACCGGCCAATTGCCAAAGCGCCTGACCTTTGCCGAAGCCGACCGCGCGATCACGGCGCTGTCGGCGCATTTCATCGAATCGGGGTTACCCAATAATTCCGTGATCGCGGTTCAACTGCCCAACACCATCGAGTTCATGCTGACGGTGCTCGCAGCCCACCGCGCCGGCCTGGTCGTCGCCCTGCTCCCGCTATTGTGGCGGCAGGCGGAGTTGACAGTCGCGCTCAATCGCACCGGCGCCAGGGCGATCGTGACCACCAGCAAGATCGACGGCGTCAGCCATGCCGATTTGGCCATGAACGCCGCCGCCGAAGCGTTTTCGATCCGCCATGTCTGCGGCTTCGGCAATGATCTGCCGGAAGGAATGGCTTCGCTCGACCTTGCGCTCGAGACCCGATCGACGACCACGCGCGCGGTGGTCCAGGATGGCCGCAAGGCGGCGATCATTTCCTTCGACGTCACGGCCGAGGGCTTCCGCCCCGTGCCCCGCACGCATCTCGGCCTGATCGCCGGCGGCCTCGCTTTGTCGCTCGAAAGCGATGTGCCCCAGGGCGCGACGGTGATGTCGGCGTTCGCGCCGTCATCGTTCGCGGGCCTGACCTCATCGCTGATGGTCTGGCTGTTGTCGGGCGGAGCGCTGGCGCTGCATCATCCGTTCGAGGCCGACGTACTGGAGCGGCAGATCAACGAGCATGGTTGCGAAACGCTGATCGCCCCGGCGCAGCTCGCGCTGCGATTGTCCGAGATCGAAATGGCGTCGCGGCTGCCGGCCTTGCGCCAGGTGATCGCCCTTTGGCGGGCGCCGGAACAGGTCGCCTCGAGCCCGCTCTGGAACGCCGGACCAGCTATCCTGACAGACGTCTATCTGTTCGGGGAGGCCGGCATGTTCAGCGCCCGCCGCGGCGACGACGGCGCGCCGCTGCCGATCCTGCCGGGACCGCACGGCGCGCCACGCAATGTGCCGGGTGCGTCGATCGCAGGCGAAGTCCTGCTGACCCCGAAGGGAACGCTGGGGTTGCGGGGACCGATGGTGACGCCCGCGGCCTACGCGCCTGCGCTCGCGCCGCAGAGTGATCAATTGATGGCCCAGCCACCGCGCGATTACGTCGATACCGAATATGCCGCGCGGCTCGACCGATCAACCGGCGCGATCAATATTACCGCGCCGCCCTCAGGCGTGATGGCGGTCGGCGGTTACCGCTTCCTGTCGCATGATCTGCAGGAATGGGCGAAGCGGCTCGGACAGGGCGCGCTGCTCACCGCCTTGCCCGACCGGATCAGCGGCCACCGCCTCGCCGGCCGCGCCAACGACAACGCGCGAGCCCGCGAAGCACTCAACGAGCTCGGGCTTAACCCGCTGATGGTGGAAGCGTTTCGCGACCGGGCGAATTCAACTTGA
- a CDS encoding extracellular solute-binding protein, whose product MLGIALAIDAGNARAEQSYAIAMHGAPALPAGFTHMPYANPDAPKGGRLVQGILGTFDSLNPLIVRGLAVQQIRGFVVESLMARGNDEAFTLYGLLAKSVETDDARSYVAFHLDPHARFSDGQKVTAEDVLFSWTLLRDHGRPNHRQYYAKVVKAEAPDPLTVRFDLSGVNDRELPLILGLMPVLPKHAVDVATFEETTMTGPVGSGPYRVSAVKPGASVTLTRDPDYWGRDLPVNKGLWNFDEVRLDFYREANGQFEAFKRGLYDFRVETEPLRWHDGYDFPAARNGEVIRDVIKTGMPQPSEFLVFNTRRPVFSDVRVRQALTLLFDFEWINRNYFFGLYGRSGSFFAGSELSAYGRPADDRERELLKPFASHIAPDILDGSYHLPVSDGSGRDRATLRSALTLLSQAGYELDGTVLRQRSSKAPLAFEILVTTRDQERIALAYARDLKRAGIEASVRAVDAVQFDQRRLGYDFDMIQNRWDQSLSPGNEQSFYWGSEAAGIPGTRNYMGAKDPAIDALIAAMLEARERPAFVSAVRALDRVLMSGFYAIPLFSIQEQWIARWNRIERPDATALTGYLPETWWQKQEAQPKPSPQPK is encoded by the coding sequence GTGTTGGGCATCGCACTGGCCATCGACGCCGGCAACGCCCGGGCGGAGCAGAGCTACGCCATCGCCATGCACGGCGCGCCGGCTTTGCCGGCGGGTTTCACCCACATGCCCTATGCCAATCCCGACGCGCCCAAGGGCGGCCGGCTGGTGCAGGGCATTCTCGGCACTTTCGACAGCCTCAACCCCCTGATCGTCCGGGGCCTCGCCGTGCAGCAAATCAGGGGCTTTGTGGTCGAGAGCCTGATGGCGCGCGGCAATGACGAGGCTTTCACGCTCTACGGCCTGTTGGCGAAGAGCGTGGAGACGGATGATGCCAGGAGCTACGTCGCCTTCCATCTCGATCCCCACGCGCGTTTTTCCGACGGGCAGAAGGTGACTGCCGAGGACGTGCTGTTCTCCTGGACCTTACTGCGCGACCACGGGCGTCCGAACCACCGGCAGTATTATGCCAAAGTCGTAAAGGCCGAGGCGCCCGACCCGCTCACGGTGCGGTTCGACCTCTCAGGCGTCAACGACCGCGAGTTGCCCCTGATCCTCGGCCTGATGCCGGTCCTGCCCAAGCACGCCGTCGATGTCGCAACCTTTGAGGAAACGACCATGACCGGGCCGGTCGGTTCCGGACCCTACCGCGTCAGCGCGGTGAAGCCCGGCGCCAGCGTGACGCTGACGCGCGATCCCGATTATTGGGGCCGCGACCTGCCGGTCAACAAGGGGCTGTGGAACTTCGACGAAGTCAGACTCGATTTTTATCGCGAGGCCAACGGCCAGTTCGAAGCCTTCAAGCGCGGCCTCTATGACTTCCGCGTCGAGACCGAACCGCTGCGCTGGCACGACGGATATGATTTTCCGGCCGCCCGCAACGGCGAGGTGATCCGCGATGTCATCAAGACCGGGATGCCGCAGCCGTCGGAATTTCTGGTGTTCAACACCCGCCGTCCGGTGTTTTCTGATGTCCGCGTGCGCCAGGCGTTGACGCTGTTGTTCGATTTCGAATGGATCAACCGCAACTATTTCTTCGGCCTCTATGGCCGCTCGGGGAGCTTCTTCGCCGGCTCCGAATTATCGGCCTATGGCCGGCCCGCCGATGATCGCGAGCGCGAGCTGTTAAAACCGTTCGCTTCGCACATAGCGCCCGACATTCTCGACGGCAGTTACCACCTGCCGGTCAGCGACGGTTCGGGGCGCGATCGCGCAACGCTTCGCAGCGCGCTGACGCTGTTGTCTCAGGCCGGCTACGAGTTGGACGGCACGGTGTTGCGGCAGCGTTCGAGCAAAGCTCCCCTCGCCTTCGAAATCCTGGTGACGACCCGCGACCAGGAGCGGATCGCGCTTGCCTATGCGCGCGATCTCAAGCGCGCCGGGATCGAGGCATCGGTGCGTGCGGTCGATGCCGTGCAATTCGACCAGCGCCGGCTCGGCTACGATTTCGACATGATCCAGAACCGCTGGGATCAGTCGCTGTCGCCGGGCAACGAGCAGTCGTTCTATTGGGGCAGCGAGGCCGCCGGCATTCCGGGCACACGCAATTATATGGGCGCCAAGGATCCCGCCATCGATGCCCTGATCGCGGCCATGCTGGAGGCGCGCGAGCGTCCCGCTTTCGTTTCGGCGGTGCGGGCGCTCGACCGGGTCCTGATGTCGGGCTTCTACGCTATCCCGCTCTTTAGCATTCAAGAGCAATGGATCGCGCGCTGGAATCGGATAGAACGGCCTGACGCCACCGCGTTGACGGGATACCTTCCGGAGACTTGGTGGCAGAAGCAGGAAGCCCAACCCAAGCCAAGCCCGCAACCGAAGTGA
- a CDS encoding invasion associated locus B family protein, whose product MKFRILAATVRPRGRVFALLAATALAVSLQAPDASAQAPAPAPAAPKAKAKAAPKAAPGASAPAAQQAPAAGAPAAGAPPAGAPAAAGGQPQDQQVQLIYAPWTKFCLKGQDANAKQVCFTGKDGRIESGQPVIAAVIIEPEGEPKKILRVTLPLGMQLVHGTRVIVDNSQPMQSPYVICFQNGCMSDYEVTPELLANMKKGQNLVVQAINSNGAPLTLPLPLAEFAKAYDGPPTDPKQFEETQKKLQEELQKRAEEQRKKLEAAQGQQPGGAAPANPAAK is encoded by the coding sequence ATGAAATTCCGTATCTTGGCCGCGACGGTCCGGCCGCGTGGGCGGGTTTTCGCCTTGTTGGCGGCGACCGCCTTGGCCGTGTCATTGCAGGCGCCTGACGCGAGCGCCCAGGCACCGGCGCCGGCACCGGCTGCGCCGAAGGCCAAGGCGAAGGCGGCCCCCAAAGCCGCTCCCGGGGCGTCCGCGCCGGCGGCTCAGCAGGCGCCCGCAGCCGGCGCTCCCGCGGCGGGGGCTCCCCCGGCCGGCGCACCCGCGGCGGCGGGCGGTCAGCCCCAGGACCAGCAGGTCCAGCTGATCTATGCGCCCTGGACCAAATTCTGCCTCAAGGGCCAGGACGCCAACGCCAAGCAGGTTTGCTTCACCGGCAAGGACGGCCGTATCGAGTCCGGCCAGCCGGTCATCGCCGCCGTCATCATCGAGCCCGAAGGCGAGCCGAAGAAGATCCTGCGCGTCACGCTGCCGCTCGGCATGCAGCTCGTTCATGGAACCCGCGTCATCGTCGACAACAGCCAACCGATGCAGAGCCCCTATGTGATCTGCTTCCAAAATGGCTGCATGTCGGACTACGAAGTGACCCCGGAACTGCTCGCCAACATGAAGAAGGGTCAGAACCTGGTGGTGCAGGCGATCAACTCCAACGGCGCGCCGCTGACGCTGCCGCTGCCGCTGGCCGAATTCGCCAAGGCCTATGACGGCCCGCCGACCGATCCGAAGCAATTCGAAGAGACCCAGAAGAAGCTGCAGGAAGAACTGCAGAAGCGCGCCGAGGAGCAGCGTAAGAAGCTCGAGGCCGCTCAGGGCCAGCAGCCCGGTGGCGCGGCACCGGCCAATCCGGCTGCGAAGTAG
- the hspQ gene encoding heat shock protein HspQ codes for MIKTRTAKFQIGQIVRHRVFSFRGVIFDIDPEFNNTEEWWLSIPEDVRPHKDQPFYHLLAENSESEYVAYVSEQNLLPDDSGEPIRHSQVAEIFVKDKSGSYRPRNPSLN; via the coding sequence ATGATAAAAACGCGGACCGCCAAATTTCAGATCGGACAGATCGTGCGCCACCGGGTGTTCTCGTTCCGGGGCGTGATCTTCGATATCGATCCGGAATTCAACAACACCGAGGAATGGTGGTTGTCGATCCCGGAGGACGTCCGGCCGCACAAGGACCAGCCGTTCTACCACCTGCTCGCCGAGAATTCGGAATCCGAATACGTCGCCTATGTCTCCGAGCAGAACCTTCTGCCCGACGATTCCGGCGAGCCGATCCGGCATTCGCAGGTCGCCGAGATTTTCGTCAAAGACAAATCCGGCAGCTACCGCCCGCGCAATCCGTCGCTGAATTAA
- a CDS encoding AEC family transporter gives MVDILNLALPYFGLIFIGFACGKAKGLPEQGLAWMNFFLLYVSLPALLFGIMSKTPFAELNNPPFLIATTLGTATAFVLALLAGRLIGGLQWREATLAGLSGAYGNIGYMGPGLALAVLGAKAAAPTALIFCCDSIFLFTIVPLLIALTDREHETLLHSLGVVVRQIVLNPLIMSACAGALAAALHLHLPVAIDNTLLFLQNAAAPVALFVLGVTVALRPFGRVPWEVPGVIAIKLLIHPLVVFGLMLLLGPFAQPWGSTAVLMASLPPALNVFVIARQNESWIEPASVAVLIGTFASVITLTSVMWVIQTGRLVFP, from the coding sequence ATGGTCGACATTCTCAATTTGGCGCTGCCCTATTTCGGGCTGATCTTCATCGGCTTCGCCTGCGGCAAGGCCAAAGGCCTGCCCGAACAGGGCCTGGCCTGGATGAACTTTTTCCTATTATACGTGTCGCTGCCGGCGCTGCTGTTCGGCATCATGTCGAAGACGCCGTTTGCGGAACTCAACAACCCGCCGTTCCTGATCGCGACAACGCTCGGGACCGCGACCGCCTTCGTGCTTGCGCTGTTGGCGGGCCGGCTGATCGGAGGGCTGCAATGGCGCGAGGCGACGCTGGCGGGCCTTTCCGGCGCCTATGGCAATATCGGCTATATGGGCCCCGGCCTGGCACTGGCGGTGCTGGGCGCCAAGGCTGCGGCCCCCACCGCGTTGATTTTTTGCTGCGACAGCATCTTCCTGTTCACGATCGTGCCGCTCTTGATCGCACTGACCGACCGCGAACATGAGACGTTGTTGCACTCGCTCGGCGTCGTGGTGCGGCAGATCGTCTTGAATCCGCTGATCATGTCGGCCTGCGCCGGCGCGCTCGCGGCGGCGCTGCACCTTCACCTGCCGGTTGCGATCGACAATACACTTTTATTCTTGCAAAACGCCGCCGCGCCGGTCGCGCTGTTCGTCCTCGGCGTTACCGTGGCGCTGCGGCCGTTCGGCCGGGTGCCCTGGGAAGTGCCGGGGGTGATTGCGATAAAACTGCTGATCCATCCGCTGGTCGTTTTCGGATTGATGCTGCTGCTCGGACCGTTCGCACAGCCCTGGGGGTCTACCGCGGTCTTGATGGCGTCGCTGCCTCCGGCATTGAATGTGTTCGTGATCGCCCGGCAAAACGAGAGCTGGATCGAGCCTGCATCGGTCGCGGTACTGATCGGGACGTTCGCCTCCGTCATCACGCTGACCAGCGTGATGTGGGTCATTCAGACCGGGCGGCTGGTGTTTCCGTAA